The Dyadobacter subterraneus genome window below encodes:
- a CDS encoding mannose-1-phosphate guanylyltransferase: MQNTFVIIMAGGVGTRFWPFSRTDFPKQFHDVLGTGKTLLQQTVERFDGVCPPENIYIVSSQEYKNIIKEQIPMLSDDQILLEPHRRNTAPCIAYACYKIASQNPDANIVVAPADHIILKEEIFKDTIKIALGATRNEDILITLGIQPTRPDTGYGYIQYIPDKLTVKKVKSFTEKPHLELAEQFLDSGDFVWNAGIFVWNARAFKRALKTYQPDIAEIFESGETHYYHETEESFISKAYSHCGSISIDNGIMEKADNVHVVLSSFGWSDLGTWKSLYEVSQKDEFQNVTEGTLILHNTTDCIIKTPQEKLVVINGLDGYIVAEYDGVLLICKKDEEQKVKEFVAQAKELHTKYV, translated from the coding sequence ATGCAAAATACATTTGTGATCATCATGGCGGGAGGAGTTGGTACACGTTTCTGGCCATTCAGCCGTACCGATTTTCCGAAACAATTTCATGATGTACTGGGAACCGGAAAAACACTTTTGCAGCAAACAGTTGAACGTTTTGATGGCGTTTGTCCGCCGGAAAATATTTATATAGTAAGCAGCCAGGAATATAAAAACATTATAAAAGAGCAAATTCCAATGTTGTCGGACGACCAGATTCTTCTGGAACCGCATAGGAGAAATACTGCTCCTTGTATTGCATATGCATGCTACAAAATCGCTTCACAAAATCCTGATGCAAATATTGTTGTGGCACCTGCCGACCACATTATTTTAAAGGAAGAAATATTTAAGGATACGATTAAAATTGCACTTGGTGCCACCAGAAACGAGGATATCCTGATAACGCTGGGTATCCAACCGACAAGACCTGACACAGGCTATGGATATATCCAGTATATTCCTGATAAGTTGACTGTTAAAAAAGTAAAATCTTTTACAGAAAAGCCGCATCTTGAATTAGCTGAGCAGTTTCTAGACAGCGGAGATTTTGTTTGGAATGCAGGTATTTTTGTATGGAATGCGCGTGCATTTAAACGTGCATTGAAAACGTATCAGCCTGATATTGCAGAAATTTTTGAAAGCGGTGAAACGCATTATTACCACGAAACGGAAGAATCTTTTATCAGCAAGGCCTACTCTCATTGCGGAAGTATTTCCATTGATAATGGTATCATGGAGAAAGCTGATAATGTGCACGTTGTATTAAGCAGTTTTGGCTGGTCGGATCTTGGTACATGGAAATCATTATATGAAGTTTCCCAAAAAGATGAATTCCAAAACGTTACAGAAGGAACGCTTATTCTTCATAACACAACGGATTGTATCATAAAAACGCCTCAGGAAAAACTGGTTGTAATTAACGGTCTGGATGGATACATCGTCGCAGAATACGACGGCGTATTACTAATCTGCAAAAAAGACGAAGAACAAAAAGTAAAAGAATTTGTAGCCCAAGCCAAGGAGCTACATACAAAATACGTTTAA
- a CDS encoding ComEA family DNA-binding protein, with product MTKNKEKSHMKPAYQHSCAIFRLGVLTLFCIFIFVKNLFAQEPPRPEIDINQFIQDLSPIATEENSNEGLYELLFQLYTNPLDLNTVTTDELTATLILSETQIKSFFDYREKLGPFLSLYELQAIPDFDIITIRKLIPFVIVRPKALPFKESLRNPSQHFLLLRSGRVLETQKGFTSIDTSSRSTTRYQGKPLYGNIRYRYARAGSYSFGFVMENDAGEVLSWQPKKQIFGADFTSFHAQIMNRGKLKNLIIGDYQMQAGQGLVMSGGFSLGKGSEVIRTTYRSTLGLRPFTSVLESGFFRGAAATYSVKKQMDVTLFYSYTRRDGNLESNAVVQDELTVSTLQISGYHRTKTERENQGTIGEQNVGFHALYKLFSQRGQIGITVLNTFYSATLHKKDELYNKFEFQGNQNTVIGIHGDYRWQNMHFFGEGARSKSGGWGGVGGLIAGLGRTIDFTLLLRHYDRNFHSLYGGSISEATRPINETGTYWGLRYSPNRRWQFSGFYDRFHFPWLKYQINAPSDGQDYFLHALWKPNKKLNMYAVFHEKHKAHNEPGSKFPIPQVLETTRRTAMINFEYEVPLRFSVRTRLQGGDFWYEGKSKSSGFTIVQDITYRLSKLELSGRIAFFKTDDYDSRQYVYEKDMLYAFSLPAYYDQGIRHYLMLRYPLTQKMRLWLRWSRTHYSKLDEISSGLNEIQGKKRSELKAQVMYQF from the coding sequence ATGACGAAGAATAAAGAAAAATCGCACATGAAGCCAGCATACCAGCATTCATGTGCGATTTTTCGGTTAGGTGTTTTAACACTTTTTTGCATATTTATTTTTGTTAAAAATCTTTTTGCCCAGGAACCGCCGCGACCGGAAATCGATATTAACCAGTTTATCCAGGATCTGAGCCCGATTGCTACGGAAGAAAATAGTAATGAAGGTTTGTATGAATTGTTGTTTCAATTATATACAAATCCGCTGGATCTGAATACTGTGACTACGGATGAATTGACGGCGACATTAATTCTTTCAGAAACTCAGATAAAATCGTTTTTTGATTATCGTGAAAAACTTGGACCATTTTTATCCCTTTACGAATTACAGGCCATACCTGATTTTGATATAATTACGATCCGGAAATTAATTCCTTTTGTAATTGTGAGACCGAAAGCGTTGCCTTTTAAAGAATCTTTACGAAATCCTTCGCAGCATTTTTTATTGCTAAGATCCGGTCGCGTGCTGGAAACACAAAAAGGATTTACTTCAATTGACACTTCAAGTCGTTCTACCACACGTTACCAGGGGAAACCTTTGTATGGAAATATCCGGTATCGTTATGCCCGGGCTGGTTCATATAGTTTCGGTTTTGTCATGGAAAATGATGCCGGAGAAGTTTTAAGCTGGCAGCCCAAAAAACAGATTTTCGGAGCTGATTTCACCTCCTTTCATGCACAGATCATGAATCGTGGAAAACTTAAAAATCTCATTATAGGTGATTATCAAATGCAGGCCGGACAGGGTTTGGTCATGTCTGGCGGATTTTCGTTAGGGAAGGGATCGGAAGTTATCCGAACAACTTATCGAAGTACACTTGGTTTGCGACCATTTACTTCTGTTTTGGAATCTGGCTTTTTTCGTGGTGCCGCCGCTACTTATTCAGTTAAAAAACAAATGGATGTTACGCTGTTTTATTCTTACACAAGACGTGACGGAAATCTGGAAAGTAATGCGGTTGTTCAGGATGAATTAACGGTTTCAACTTTACAAATTTCAGGTTATCACCGGACAAAAACGGAACGCGAAAATCAAGGAACTATTGGTGAACAAAACGTAGGTTTTCATGCGCTGTATAAATTGTTTTCACAACGCGGCCAGATTGGAATTACGGTTTTAAATACATTTTACAGCGCAACATTACACAAGAAAGACGAACTCTATAACAAGTTTGAATTCCAGGGAAATCAAAATACGGTCATTGGAATTCATGGCGATTATCGTTGGCAGAATATGCATTTTTTTGGTGAAGGTGCAAGATCTAAAAGTGGCGGATGGGGTGGCGTAGGAGGTTTGATTGCGGGTTTGGGAAGAACAATTGATTTTACATTATTACTTCGTCATTATGACCGGAATTTTCATTCATTGTACGGCGGCTCAATAAGCGAAGCAACAAGGCCAATCAACGAAACCGGTACTTATTGGGGGCTTCGGTATTCCCCAAACCGGCGTTGGCAGTTCAGCGGATTTTATGATCGTTTTCATTTTCCCTGGTTGAAATACCAGATTAATGCACCATCTGACGGTCAGGATTATTTTCTTCACGCGCTTTGGAAACCAAATAAGAAACTGAATATGTACGCAGTATTTCATGAAAAACATAAAGCGCATAACGAACCGGGTTCTAAATTTCCAATTCCGCAGGTATTGGAAACAACGCGCCGGACAGCGATGATTAATTTTGAATATGAAGTTCCGCTTCGATTTTCAGTTCGTACGCGTTTGCAGGGCGGAGATTTCTGGTATGAGGGAAAGTCAAAATCATCGGGATTTACCATTGTTCAGGATATCACTTACCGACTTTCCAAATTGGAATTGAGTGGACGGATCGCCTTTTTTAAAACCGACGATTATGATAGTCGACAATATGTTTATGAAAAAGATATGTTGTACGCTTTTTCACTTCCCGCTTATTACGATCAGGGTATTAGGCATTATTTGATGCTTCGTTATCCTTTGACGCAAAAGATGAGACTCTGGCTCCGATGGTCGCGGACGCATTACTCAAAACTGGATGAAATCAGTTCAGGACTTAATGAGATTCAAGGGAAAAAACGAAGTGAATTGAAAGCGCAGGTCATGTATCAGTTTTGA
- the upp gene encoding uracil phosphoribosyltransferase: protein MFLLSQKPSIVDHFIAELRDSDVQKDRMRFRRNIERVGELLAYEISKSLIYRSTSVETPLGKAPSRSLLQTVVLAPILRAGLPLHQGFLNMFDKADNAFVGAYRGHNLKDDEFEVEMDYITSPDLSGKTLILIDPMLATGRSLEKVYHALLRFGIPAQTHIASVIASPEGVDFLQKRVPQCRLWVGALDERLNEQYYIVPGLGDAGDLAFGSK from the coding sequence ATGTTTTTACTATCCCAGAAGCCTTCCATTGTTGATCATTTCATTGCTGAGCTGCGCGATTCTGACGTCCAGAAAGATCGAATGAGATTTCGCCGTAATATTGAACGTGTTGGCGAACTGCTTGCATACGAAATTTCAAAATCATTGATTTATCGCTCAACTTCAGTAGAAACACCTTTGGGAAAAGCACCTTCAAGATCATTACTTCAAACTGTTGTACTAGCCCCGATTTTACGGGCCGGACTTCCTTTACATCAGGGGTTTCTTAATATGTTTGACAAAGCAGATAACGCCTTTGTGGGCGCATACCGCGGACATAACCTTAAAGATGATGAATTTGAAGTAGAAATGGACTATATCACCAGTCCCGACCTGAGTGGCAAAACGCTGATTTTAATTGATCCTATGTTGGCCACGGGACGTTCGCTCGAAAAAGTTTATCATGCACTTTTACGTTTTGGAATTCCTGCTCAAACACATATTGCATCTGTCATCGCAAGTCCGGAAGGTGTTGATTTTCTTCAAAAACGCGTTCCGCAATGCAGATTATGGGTTGGCGCTTTGGATGAACGTTTAAACGAACAATACTACATTGTACCCGGACTTGGAGACGCCGGGGATTTGGCTTTTGGATCAAAATAA
- the recF gene encoding DNA replication/repair protein RecF (All proteins in this family for which functions are known are DNA-binding proteins that assist the filamentation of RecA onto DNA for the initiation of recombination or recombinational repair.), which translates to MWLEKLHLTYFKSYEERGFTFGERVNCLVGENGSGKTNLLDAIYFLTLTKSAFHNQDALGIRHGQDFFILDGIFNESEKNIQITCSFQRGQRKIFMADKKNYDRLSDHIGLFPLVLIAPNDTDLIRDGSEERRRFFDGVLAQATPEYLNDFLQYNKILTQRNGLLKLFAERNYLDEDLLDTYNEPLIILAIRIYQHRRSFMDRFLPLFRKYYEFLSSGKEQVDVSYESEVASEDFAQEFRKNRSRDLHAQRTGKGVHKDEYVFEIDSITLKKFGSQGQQKSFVIALKLAQFELLKIEKEKTPILLLDDIFDKLDDRRINKLIELIDDGFLGQVFITDARPERSQKILEKVKADVRFFEINR; encoded by the coding sequence ATGTGGTTAGAAAAGCTCCATCTTACGTACTTTAAGAGCTATGAAGAGAGAGGTTTTACGTTTGGAGAGCGTGTAAATTGTCTTGTCGGAGAAAATGGAAGTGGGAAAACGAACCTTTTGGACGCGATTTACTTCCTGACGCTCACAAAAAGTGCCTTTCATAACCAGGATGCATTGGGCATCCGTCATGGACAGGATTTTTTTATACTGGACGGAATTTTTAATGAATCTGAAAAAAATATTCAGATTACTTGCAGTTTTCAACGCGGTCAACGAAAAATTTTCATGGCCGACAAGAAAAATTACGATCGGTTAAGCGATCACATCGGACTTTTCCCTCTGGTTTTGATCGCGCCAAATGACACCGATCTGATCCGTGATGGCAGTGAAGAGCGCCGAAGATTTTTTGATGGCGTACTTGCCCAGGCAACTCCGGAATATTTGAATGATTTTTTACAATACAATAAAATATTAACCCAGCGAAACGGCTTGCTCAAACTTTTCGCAGAACGAAATTATCTGGATGAAGATCTGCTGGATACTTACAATGAGCCACTGATAATTCTTGCAATAAGAATCTACCAGCACCGACGTTCGTTCATGGACAGATTTCTTCCCTTGTTTAGAAAATATTACGAATTTTTGAGCAGTGGAAAGGAACAAGTTGATGTGTCTTATGAAAGTGAAGTGGCATCCGAAGATTTTGCCCAGGAATTCAGGAAAAACCGTTCAAGAGATCTTCACGCGCAGCGGACGGGAAAAGGCGTGCATAAGGACGAATACGTTTTTGAGATAGATAGCATAACCTTAAAAAAATTCGGCTCCCAGGGACAGCAAAAATCTTTTGTTATCGCACTAAAACTTGCACAGTTTGAATTGTTGAAAATTGAAAAAGAAAAAACACCAATTCTTTTGCTGGATGATATTTTTGACAAACTGGATGATAGAAGAATAAATAAACTAATAGAGTTAATTGATGATGGTTTTTTAGGGCAGGTTTTTATAACCGATGCAAGACCCGAACGGTCACAAAAAATATTGGAAAAAGTAAAAGCAGACGTCCGCTTCTTCGAAATAAATCGGTAA
- a CDS encoding TonB-dependent receptor domain-containing protein — protein MNLIFTKRISCLAMIFLLFSRFAFSQTNISGKVVEGSTNEPLIGVSIQVKGKIIGTITDADGKFNLVTNSVPPFALIVSSVGFESQEINITGGISNIEVKLVEQAILGKELVVSASRVEESVMRSPVSIEKIDIRTIRETPQASFYDALQNLKGVEMSTQSLTFKSVSTRGFGANGNTRVVQLIDGMDNQAPGLNFPVGNVAGIPELDVESVEILPGAASALYGPNAINGIILMNSKSPFTYQGLSAYGKSGVMSASNRTKTNTPFYDVGIRYAKAFNNRLAFKVNASYLTAKDWQATDYRDQSLIGTTLENNNNNVQNNPYYDGVNRLGDVGVNVYNVLYGNGIPGTGANGTSAALGAIYSTQIAQAGNLTLPQLLGGQTPLQQLDIARSIFSKVVPQYYLNAPGYAENSLTNYPAKSLKLNASLHYRLNDNVEAILQANWGKGSAVYTGADRYNIQNFSIGQYKAEVKGSNFFVRAYMTRENSGDAYAMGVLGSLVSQSYLQTALGVGLPSFLNTALTQYGGALLQAYQAGLAGGLSQQQAIQAASTAANAYAGANSTQWLTTALAPGIATANQQFLPGGTQFASTVSDIKTKPIPNGAKFLDKSNLYHAEGMYNFTKLVDPKVIELIAGANYRIYDLNSGGTLFETQDGTPTGKEFNIREYGAYTQASKNFNDVFKLTASVRYDKNMNFKGQFSPRISGVYTVAKNHNFRASFQRGFRIPTTQNQYINLLTPSVRLVGGLPLFREKYNMVGNAVYEQTAITSGNIQDGTLKPYKFREWQPERVQTYEIGYKGVIGNKLYIDAFYYYNRFLTFDGITVLLQRKDPNGPLTDLLDPTKRNAYSMPVNATQTVKNSGWGVGLDYVLGKGYTFNGNLTQNMLNNNAELLKNDPSFVTFFNSPKYRFNLGFSNRDINRTGWGFGVTFRHQSNMVWQATVASIAANIQQKTVIPAYSTLDAQISRKVSSIKSIIKIGGTNLTGKLYTTGWANPSVGAMYYVSITFDELLN, from the coding sequence ATGAATTTAATTTTTACCAAAAGGATATCATGTCTGGCCATGATATTTCTGCTTTTTAGCAGGTTTGCTTTTTCGCAAACGAATATTAGCGGAAAAGTGGTGGAAGGTTCAACCAACGAACCTTTAATTGGTGTAAGCATTCAGGTGAAAGGTAAAATTATTGGCACCATTACGGATGCAGACGGTAAGTTTAATCTGGTAACAAATTCGGTTCCGCCCTTTGCTTTAATAGTTTCTTCGGTAGGCTTTGAAAGCCAGGAAATCAATATAACCGGAGGCATTTCCAACATCGAGGTTAAGCTTGTGGAACAGGCAATTTTAGGAAAAGAACTTGTCGTCTCAGCTTCCAGAGTAGAAGAAAGTGTAATGCGTTCGCCGGTTTCGATAGAAAAAATTGATATCCGCACAATCCGGGAAACTCCACAAGCTTCTTTTTATGACGCGCTGCAAAATTTGAAAGGTGTTGAAATGAGCACGCAGTCGCTGACATTTAAATCAGTAAGTACGCGTGGATTCGGAGCCAATGGAAATACCCGTGTGGTTCAGTTAATTGACGGTATGGACAATCAGGCACCGGGCTTAAATTTTCCGGTAGGTAATGTGGCCGGTATCCCTGAGCTTGATGTTGAAAGTGTCGAGATTTTGCCGGGAGCCGCTTCTGCATTGTATGGGCCAAATGCGATCAACGGAATTATTTTGATGAACAGTAAATCTCCATTCACATACCAGGGACTGAGCGCTTACGGGAAATCAGGTGTAATGAGCGCCTCAAACCGAACAAAAACAAATACGCCATTTTATGATGTTGGTATCCGTTACGCCAAAGCGTTTAATAATCGTTTGGCCTTCAAGGTAAATGCGTCATATCTGACAGCAAAAGATTGGCAGGCAACGGATTATCGCGATCAGAGTTTGATTGGAACAACGTTGGAAAACAATAATAACAATGTCCAAAACAATCCTTATTATGATGGAGTTAACCGGTTGGGTGATGTTGGCGTGAATGTGTATAATGTACTTTATGGTAACGGAATTCCTGGAACAGGAGCTAACGGAACATCCGCAGCATTAGGCGCAATTTATTCAACTCAAATTGCACAAGCCGGTAATTTGACATTGCCTCAATTATTGGGAGGACAAACGCCGCTTCAGCAACTTGATATTGCGCGTTCAATTTTTAGTAAAGTTGTGCCTCAATATTATTTGAATGCACCCGGATATGCGGAAAATTCATTAACCAATTATCCCGCTAAAAGTTTAAAACTGAATGCTTCACTTCACTATCGTTTGAATGATAATGTTGAAGCAATCTTGCAGGCAAACTGGGGTAAAGGTTCGGCAGTGTACACGGGTGCCGACCGGTATAATATTCAAAATTTTTCTATTGGTCAGTACAAGGCAGAAGTTAAAGGGAGTAACTTTTTCGTGCGTGCTTATATGACAAGAGAGAATTCCGGAGACGCATATGCGATGGGTGTTTTGGGAAGTCTGGTGAGTCAGAGTTATCTGCAAACCGCTTTGGGTGTTGGCCTTCCTTCTTTTTTAAATACTGCCTTGACACAATATGGCGGCGCGTTATTACAGGCTTATCAGGCCGGACTTGCCGGAGGATTATCCCAGCAACAGGCTATTCAGGCAGCTTCCACGGCGGCAAATGCTTATGCAGGTGCTAATAGTACGCAATGGCTTACAACCGCATTGGCTCCGGGAATTGCCACAGCCAATCAGCAATTTTTACCTGGCGGTACGCAGTTTGCATCAACAGTTTCTGATATTAAAACAAAACCGATTCCAAACGGAGCAAAATTCCTGGATAAATCGAATTTATACCACGCCGAAGGAATGTACAATTTCACCAAGCTGGTCGATCCGAAAGTTATAGAATTAATTGCGGGTGCAAACTACCGGATTTATGATCTTAATTCAGGCGGAACATTATTTGAAACCCAGGACGGAACGCCGACAGGAAAAGAATTTAATATCCGGGAATACGGCGCTTACACTCAGGCATCCAAAAATTTTAACGACGTTTTTAAACTGACCGCTTCCGTAAGATATGATAAAAATATGAACTTCAAAGGGCAGTTCAGTCCACGTATTTCGGGAGTTTATACTGTTGCCAAAAATCATAATTTCCGTGCATCTTTTCAACGCGGTTTCAGGATTCCCACTACTCAAAATCAATATATTAATCTGTTGACGCCAAGTGTAAGGCTGGTTGGCGGACTTCCTTTGTTCCGTGAAAAATATAATATGGTGGGTAATGCTGTTTATGAACAAACGGCAATAACATCTGGCAACATACAGGATGGAACTTTGAAGCCGTACAAATTCCGGGAATGGCAGCCTGAACGTGTGCAAACATATGAGATTGGATATAAGGGAGTTATTGGAAATAAATTATATATCGATGCATTTTATTACTACAACCGTTTTTTAACCTTTGACGGAATTACGGTTCTTTTACAACGCAAAGATCCTAACGGTCCGCTTACAGATCTTCTGGATCCAACAAAAAGAAATGCTTATAGTATGCCGGTTAATGCGACGCAAACAGTAAAAAATTCGGGCTGGGGCGTTGGGCTTGATTATGTTTTGGGAAAAGGGTATACTTTCAATGGAAACCTCACCCAGAATATGCTTAACAATAATGCAGAGCTGTTGAAAAACGATCCGTCATTTGTCACTTTTTTCAATTCCCCAAAATATCGTTTCAACCTGGGTTTTTCAAATCGTGATATTAACCGGACTGGCTGGGGTTTTGGCGTTACTTTCCGGCATCAGTCTAATATGGTTTGGCAGGCAACTGTGGCGAGCATCGCAGCTAATATTCAACAAAAAACGGTTATTCCGGCATATTCAACGCTGGATGCACAAATCAGCAGAAAGGTTTCTTCTATTAAATCAATTATTAAAATCGGCGGTACAAATTTGACAGGAAAACTTTATACCACGGGTTGGGCTAATCCTTCCGTCGGAGCGATGTACTATGTATCTATAACTTTTGACGAATTATTGAACTGA
- the nadC gene encoding carboxylating nicotinate-nucleotide diphosphorylase yields METNPLILRDLIHLALQEDIGDGDHSSLSSVPATAMKKARLLVKQDGILAGVEVALVILEETATLYNHPQAKVEVFIHDGTRIKVGDIVMVIEASAQLILKAERLLLNIMQRMSGIATYAREMVDIIGDLPVKLLDTRKTTPNFRLFEKMATKIGGAVNHRMGLYDMIMLKDNHVDYAGGIEAAITNARNYLKATGKDLRIEIETRSLAEVDEVLRVGQVDIIMLDNFSLENMREAVKRINGRFETEASGNITEKTLRAVAETGVNSISSGALTHQIQSLDLSLKAF; encoded by the coding sequence ATGGAAACCAACCCTCTTATATTACGCGATTTAATTCACCTGGCATTACAGGAAGATATCGGCGACGGAGATCATTCCTCTCTATCCAGTGTACCTGCAACTGCTATGAAAAAGGCCCGTTTGCTGGTAAAACAAGATGGAATTCTGGCAGGTGTTGAAGTAGCACTTGTTATTTTGGAAGAAACGGCAACGTTATACAATCACCCACAAGCCAAAGTTGAAGTTTTTATTCATGACGGAACGCGTATCAAAGTTGGAGATATTGTGATGGTGATTGAAGCAAGTGCGCAGCTGATTCTGAAAGCTGAAAGACTGTTGCTGAACATTATGCAGCGTATGAGTGGCATTGCTACTTATGCCCGGGAAATGGTTGATATTATTGGTGACCTTCCTGTAAAATTGCTCGACACGCGGAAAACAACGCCTAATTTTCGTTTGTTTGAAAAAATGGCGACCAAAATCGGAGGTGCAGTTAATCACAGAATGGGTCTTTATGATATGATTATGCTTAAAGATAATCATGTGGATTATGCCGGCGGAATTGAAGCAGCCATTACCAACGCAAGAAATTATCTGAAAGCCACTGGAAAGGATTTAAGAATTGAAATTGAAACGCGCAGTCTGGCTGAGGTAGATGAAGTTTTGCGTGTCGGACAGGTTGATATTATTATGCTTGACAATTTTTCACTGGAAAATATGCGTGAAGCGGTAAAACGCATTAATGGTCGCTTTGAGACCGAAGCTTCCGGAAATATTACTGAAAAAACATTACGCGCCGTAGCTGAGACCGGAGTGAATTCCATTTCAAGCGGCGCATTGACACACCAGATACAAAGTCTTGATTTAAGTTTGAAGGCTTTTTAA